A region from the bacterium genome encodes:
- a CDS encoding reverse transcriptase domain-containing protein has product MKTYKGLFEKLIDKKGIKQDILKASLGKRQKEHIIRRTGSLYAIDIKTETTPELEKTIETIYNMYVNNFDLKVKKNYEINDGVRLKKRNIRKPTFVPEQVMTHGIVRVMEDIMTRGMYEFVCGSVPGRGTHYGKRFIENWINHDPENVKYVAKADIKRFFESVSRRRTKKLLKKYIKDKRFLEIVFKFLNVFIEGLALGYYISQWFANFILQDMDYYIKQKSLLDVKTKKEINYKNRMARKGITDYKVPKYRCGATYYIRYMDDMVMFGNNKKELHLIIKRIEAYLKNELGLRIKGDWQVFRFDYIDRDSKRKGRPLDFMGFVFYRDKTILRKTILIRATRKASRMHKKGNINCHDASSMLSYMGYIKHTHTYHIYLERIKPCINIKYLKKVVSKHQRKVNKNVRMAKGNLYASTSLA; this is encoded by the coding sequence ATGAAGACATATAAAGGCTTATTTGAAAAACTTATAGATAAAAAAGGAATCAAACAAGACATATTAAAAGCTTCTTTAGGGAAGCGACAGAAGGAGCATATTATAAGAAGAACCGGCAGCCTATATGCAATAGATATAAAGACAGAAACAACGCCTGAATTAGAAAAGACTATTGAAACTATTTACAATATGTATGTAAATAACTTTGATTTGAAAGTCAAGAAAAACTATGAAATTAATGATGGAGTAAGGCTTAAAAAAAGAAACATTCGGAAACCTACTTTTGTCCCTGAACAAGTCATGACACACGGAATAGTGCGGGTTATGGAAGATATAATGACCCGTGGAATGTATGAATTTGTTTGTGGTAGTGTACCGGGTAGAGGTACTCACTATGGTAAAAGGTTTATTGAAAATTGGATTAACCATGACCCTGAAAATGTAAAATATGTAGCAAAAGCTGATATAAAAAGATTCTTTGAATCGGTATCCCGTAGGCGAACAAAGAAACTTTTAAAAAAATATATAAAAGACAAAAGATTTTTAGAAATTGTTTTTAAATTTTTAAATGTTTTTATTGAAGGGTTAGCGCTTGGATATTATATATCCCAATGGTTTGCAAATTTTATACTGCAAGACATGGATTATTACATTAAGCAAAAGTCATTACTAGATGTTAAAACCAAAAAAGAAATAAACTATAAAAACCGTATGGCACGGAAAGGCATTACGGACTATAAGGTACCTAAGTATCGCTGTGGCGCAACTTATTATATACGGTACATGGACGACATGGTTATGTTTGGGAACAACAAAAAGGAATTGCATTTAATTATAAAAAGGATTGAAGCCTACTTGAAGAATGAGCTAGGCTTGCGAATCAAGGGAGATTGGCAAGTTTTTAGATTTGACTATATTGATAGGGACAGCAAAAGAAAAGGGCGGCCATTAGATTTTATGGGATTTGTGTTTTATAGAGATAAAACAATATTAAGAAAAACAATACTGATACGGGCTACAAGAAAAGCCTCAAGAATGCATAAAAAAGGTAATATAAATTGTCACGATGCGAGTAGCATGCTTAGTTATATGGGATATATTAAGCATACGCATACTTACCATATATATTTAGAGAGGATTAAACCTTGTATTAATATAAAATACTTAAAGAAAGTCGTGAGTAAACATCAAAGGAAGGTGAATAAAAATGTTAGAATGGCAAAAGGAAACCTGTACGCTTCAACCAGCCTTGCTTGA